A window of Ignavibacteria bacterium contains these coding sequences:
- the argF gene encoding ornithine carbamoyltransferase — MSVKMKNKSLIEIQHLTHEEIYQIFELSASLKMKQISGEQHHLLAGKTLGMIFAKPSTRTRVSFEVGIYQLGGIGMYFGPNDLQLNRGETISDTAKVLSRYLDGIMIRTFSHQDVIDLARFGSIPVINGLTDLHHPCQVLADLFTILEKKRVLRGLKLAYIGDGNNMAHSLLQGCSKVGMDVTIASPSGYLPLEEVVEESKANAKYFGSKVEILSDPIAAVKNADIVYTDVWASMGQESEAQDRKKKFEKFQVNPDLVKNAKEDYLFMHCLPAHRGDEVVDEVADSPNSVIFDEAENRLHVQKAIMALVM, encoded by the coding sequence ATGTCTGTAAAAATGAAAAATAAAAGTTTAATAGAGATTCAGCATCTTACTCATGAAGAGATTTATCAGATATTTGAGTTAAGTGCTTCATTGAAAATGAAACAGATTTCTGGTGAACAACATCATCTGTTAGCTGGAAAGACACTAGGTATGATATTCGCCAAACCATCTACTAGAACAAGAGTTTCTTTCGAAGTAGGAATTTATCAGCTTGGCGGAATTGGTATGTACTTCGGACCGAATGATCTACAGCTAAATCGCGGAGAAACAATTTCAGACACTGCGAAAGTTCTTTCAAGATACTTAGATGGAATTATGATAAGAACTTTTTCGCATCAGGATGTAATTGACTTAGCTCGATTTGGTTCTATCCCGGTTATAAATGGATTGACCGACTTGCACCATCCATGTCAAGTACTTGCTGATCTATTTACAATTCTCGAAAAGAAAAGAGTTTTGCGAGGATTAAAACTTGCCTACATCGGCGATGGAAATAATATGGCTCACAGTCTTTTACAGGGTTGCTCAAAAGTTGGAATGGATGTAACAATTGCTTCTCCATCCGGCTATTTGCCGCTTGAAGAAGTTGTTGAAGAATCAAAAGCCAACGCAAAATATTTTGGCTCTAAAGTTGAAATATTGAGCGATCCAATCGCTGCAGTTAAAAATGCTGATATTGTCTATACTGATGTTTGGGCAAGTATGGGACAAGAATCAGAAGCTCAGGATAGAAAAAAGAAATTCGAGAAATTCCAAGTCAATCCTGACTTAGTGAAGAATGCGAAAGAAGATTATCTATTTATGCATTGTCTTCCAGCACATCGTGGGGATGAAGTTGTCGATGAAGTGGCAGATAGTCCAAATTCAGTGATCTTTGATGAGGCGGAAAATCGTCTTCATGTTCAAAAAGCGATTATGGCATTGGTTATGTAG
- a CDS encoding FtsX-like permease family protein: MHIFFLLKESFSGYRRFKISFILSIFSLFVALSLLGLFAYLFLNAKFLVDDVKNRVEVEAFYKDTITETAAKDIQEQIKSWEGISDVHLITKGEAKNRFLSETGIDFKDILTFNPLPASITIEVNEKYLNREFIENLRIKLLESGAITDVVFNQQFLDLIESRASTFQTILIVVFSIVMLATIILISNTIRLALYNKIDVINTMRLVGATHNFIKLPFLIEGIIVGVLSGIFAAAAVFVFNYAFNKILIVESYVDFRNLLLLCLSLIILGGIFGFFGSFISIKKFFKQSVFPK, encoded by the coding sequence ATGCATATCTTTTTTCTACTAAAGGAAAGCTTTTCGGGGTATAGAAGGTTTAAGATATCTTTTATACTCTCGATATTTTCATTGTTTGTTGCTTTAAGTCTTTTAGGTCTATTTGCTTATCTTTTCTTGAACGCTAAATTTCTAGTCGACGATGTAAAAAATCGGGTTGAAGTTGAAGCATTCTACAAAGACACAATAACTGAAACTGCTGCTAAAGATATTCAGGAGCAAATTAAAAGTTGGGAAGGAATTTCCGACGTTCACCTTATTACAAAGGGAGAAGCGAAAAATAGATTCTTATCCGAAACTGGAATTGATTTCAAAGATATTTTAACATTTAATCCTTTACCGGCTTCTATTACTATTGAGGTCAACGAAAAGTATTTAAATCGTGAATTCATTGAAAACCTTAGAATTAAACTTCTTGAATCTGGAGCGATAACTGATGTGGTTTTTAATCAGCAGTTTCTAGATTTAATAGAATCGCGTGCATCAACCTTTCAAACTATTTTAATTGTGGTTTTTTCAATTGTTATGCTTGCAACGATAATATTAATATCTAATACAATTAGATTAGCATTATATAATAAAATTGATGTCATCAATACTATGAGGTTAGTAGGAGCGACACATAATTTTATAAAGCTTCCATTTCTAATCGAAGGAATAATTGTCGGAGTTTTAAGTGGTATATTTGCAGCGGCAGCGGTTTTTGTTTTTAATTATGCATTCAATAAAATTCTTATTGTTGAAAGTTATGTAGATTTTCGTAATTTACTTTTGTTATGTTTGTCCTTAATAATTCTAGGGGGGATTTTTGGATTTTTTGGTAGTTTCATTTCTATCAAGAAATTTTTTAAGCAGAGTGTTTTTCCAAAATAA
- a CDS encoding GTPase: MKRKKILIMGAAGRDFHNFNVVYRNNEEYEVAAFTATQIPNIDGRIYPAELAGKLYPNGIKIYDESELTSLIKKFEIEEVVFSYSDVPFEYVLSKGSEVNAAGASFKLLGADETMIKSTKPVIAVVAVRTGCGKSQTSRRVTEILKKAGKKVAAIRHPMPYGDLVAQKVQRFATLEDLQKHKCTIEEMEEYEPHIVNGNVIYAGVDYGEILKQAEQEADVILWDGGNNDTSFYKADCTITVVDPLRPGHEMIYYPGNTCLRLADIAVINKISNAKKEDVETVRKNTRIVNSSAVILDADSPIEVENPELIKGKRVLVVEDGPTLTHGEMKFGAGVVAAKEFGARELVDPRPFAVKSIQATYKKYPGIGVLLPAMGYGNEQIADLEETINRADCDSVIIGTPIDLRRIVKIDKPATRVKYNLKELTKPNIEDVLKEKGII; this comes from the coding sequence ATGAAACGGAAGAAAATCTTAATTATGGGCGCGGCTGGACGAGATTTTCATAACTTCAATGTAGTTTATCGAAACAATGAAGAATATGAAGTAGCAGCATTCACGGCTACTCAAATTCCAAACATTGATGGGAGGATATATCCAGCAGAACTGGCTGGAAAACTTTATCCGAATGGAATAAAAATTTATGATGAATCAGAATTAACCAGCTTAATAAAAAAATTTGAAATCGAAGAAGTAGTATTCTCTTATTCTGACGTGCCGTTCGAATACGTTTTATCAAAAGGATCGGAAGTCAATGCTGCAGGTGCAAGTTTCAAACTGCTCGGTGCTGATGAAACAATGATAAAAAGTACAAAACCTGTGATTGCAGTTGTTGCTGTCAGAACAGGATGTGGAAAAAGTCAGACTTCGCGCAGGGTTACGGAGATTTTAAAAAAAGCAGGTAAAAAGGTTGCAGCAATTCGTCATCCAATGCCTTATGGTGACCTTGTAGCTCAGAAAGTCCAGAGATTTGCAACTCTCGAAGACCTTCAAAAACATAAGTGTACGATTGAAGAGATGGAAGAGTATGAACCTCATATTGTAAATGGAAACGTTATCTACGCTGGAGTTGATTATGGTGAAATTTTAAAACAGGCAGAGCAAGAAGCTGACGTAATTCTTTGGGATGGTGGAAATAACGATACTTCGTTTTATAAAGCAGATTGTACAATTACAGTAGTCGATCCATTGAGACCCGGTCATGAAATGATTTATTATCCAGGAAATACTTGTTTGCGGCTTGCTGATATTGCTGTCATTAACAAAATTTCAAATGCAAAGAAAGAAGATGTCGAGACTGTTAGGAAGAATACTCGAATAGTCAATTCATCGGCAGTAATTCTCGATGCTGATTCGCCAATCGAAGTTGAAAATCCGGAACTGATAAAGGGAAAACGTGTGCTTGTTGTGGAAGATGGTCCAACATTGACTCATGGAGAAATGAAATTCGGTGCGGGAGTTGTTGCTGCAAAAGAGTTCGGAGCAAGAGAACTTGTCGATCCAAGACCATTCGCAGTAAAATCAATTCAAGCTACGTATAAAAAATATCCAGGAATTGGTGTTCTACTCCCAGCTATGGGTTATGGCAATGAGCAGATTGCAGATCTGGAAGAAACAATCAATCGGGCTGATTGCGATTCAGTCATCATTGGTACTCCTATTGACTTGAGAAGAATTGTTAAGATTGATAAACCTGCAACTCGTGTGAAGTACAATCTGAAAGAATTAACAAAACCAAATATCGAGGATGTGCTGAAGGAGAAAGGAATTATATGA
- the glmS gene encoding glutamine--fructose-6-phosphate transaminase (isomerizing): protein MCGIIGYIGENKVIPILINGLKRLEYRGYDSSGISYIQKKKVIVNKASGKISNLEKLIQDYDEDAFIGIGHTRWSTHGAPTNENAHPHFDGGCKIALVHNGIIENYRILKTKLKDLGYQFTSETDSEVIVHLISYFFDKEKSLIEAVRLALHEVEGTYGICVVSSLEGDKIIAARKGSPLIVGIGENEHFIASDAPAILEYTNNVVFLEDGDVAEIYKDHFNLKSLGNQKIDREVEVLDLDISTIEKGGFPHFMLKEIFEQPDSIQNAIRGRIVLSAGNVKLGGLEQIVDDLVNARRLILTACGTSWHAALVGEYMLEQYAEIPVEVEYASEFRYRNPVLTRNDIVVAISQSGETADTLAAIRESKKRNSTVLGICNVVGSSIARESQAGVYIHAGPEIGVASTKAFTSQLAVLSLLTILIGRRKNLSFAYGEKICQELLNLPKKITQILQKQSEIEELAEKFYKAPNFLYLGRGYNFPVALEGALKLKEISYIHAEGYPAAEMKHGPIALVDENMPIVFIATKDSTYDKILSNIEEVKARKGRVIAIASEDDDSIDSIVEDVIKVPNTLEMLSPILTIIPLQLLAYHIAVKKGLNVDQPRNLAKSVTVE from the coding sequence ATGTGTGGTATAATTGGTTATATCGGTGAAAATAAAGTCATTCCAATTTTAATTAATGGCTTAAAGCGTCTCGAATATCGCGGCTACGATTCATCAGGAATTAGTTACATTCAAAAGAAGAAAGTAATTGTAAACAAAGCATCTGGTAAGATCAGCAATTTAGAGAAACTGATACAAGATTATGATGAGGATGCATTTATCGGCATAGGACATACTCGCTGGTCAACACACGGAGCCCCTACAAACGAGAATGCACATCCGCATTTTGATGGCGGATGTAAAATTGCTCTGGTCCATAATGGGATAATCGAAAACTATCGTATACTCAAAACTAAACTGAAAGATCTTGGCTATCAATTCACAAGTGAAACCGATAGCGAAGTAATTGTACATCTTATTTCATATTTCTTTGACAAAGAAAAATCACTTATCGAGGCAGTAAGATTGGCTTTGCACGAAGTTGAAGGCACCTATGGAATATGTGTTGTCTCCTCTCTTGAGGGCGACAAAATAATCGCTGCTCGAAAGGGGAGTCCACTAATAGTTGGAATCGGAGAGAATGAGCACTTTATCGCATCTGACGCTCCTGCAATATTAGAATACACAAACAATGTTGTATTTCTTGAAGATGGCGATGTTGCAGAGATATATAAAGATCACTTTAACTTAAAATCACTTGGTAACCAAAAAATAGACAGGGAAGTCGAAGTTCTCGATTTAGATATTTCCACAATTGAAAAAGGTGGATTCCCTCATTTTATGCTCAAAGAAATTTTTGAACAGCCTGATTCCATACAAAATGCAATTCGTGGTAGAATTGTACTTTCGGCAGGAAATGTCAAACTTGGTGGACTTGAGCAAATTGTAGATGATTTAGTTAATGCACGCAGATTGATATTAACAGCATGCGGAACTTCCTGGCACGCAGCATTGGTCGGTGAATACATGCTGGAGCAATATGCAGAGATCCCAGTAGAAGTTGAATATGCGTCTGAATTTCGGTACAGGAATCCTGTCCTTACCCGAAATGATATTGTGGTTGCGATAAGTCAAAGTGGTGAAACGGCAGACACGCTTGCAGCAATTCGTGAATCAAAAAAACGAAACTCGACTGTACTCGGCATTTGCAACGTGGTCGGTTCATCAATTGCAAGAGAAAGTCAAGCAGGTGTATATATTCATGCCGGACCCGAGATTGGTGTCGCTTCAACAAAGGCATTTACGTCGCAGCTCGCAGTTTTATCTCTGCTCACGATTCTTATCGGTAGAAGAAAGAATTTGAGTTTCGCATACGGCGAAAAAATTTGTCAGGAATTATTAAATCTTCCGAAGAAAATAACTCAAATTCTTCAGAAGCAAAGTGAGATTGAAGAACTCGCCGAGAAATTTTATAAAGCACCGAATTTTTTATATCTTGGCAGAGGTTATAATTTTCCGGTAGCACTTGAAGGTGCTTTAAAGTTAAAAGAAATTTCCTACATCCATGCAGAAGGATATCCTGCAGCGGAGATGAAACACGGACCCATAGCACTTGTGGATGAGAATATGCCGATTGTATTCATTGCAACAAAAGATTCCACGTACGACAAAATTTTATCAAATATAGAAGAAGTCAAAGCAAGAAAGGGTAGAGTTATTGCAATTGCGAGTGAAGATGATGATTCAATCGATTCAATCGTTGAGGATGTTATAAAAGTTCCAAACACTCTTGAAATGCTTTCTCCTATTTTGACAATCATCCCGCTTCAATTACTCGCATATCATATCGCCGTGAAAAAAGGTTTAAATGTTGATCAGCCAAGAAATTTGGCAAAAAGTGTAACTGTAGAATAA
- a CDS encoding response regulator, with the protein MIDNIASKEERILEQVKFFDRLLWVLNNSEFSLNVFRNLIEEIGLFFKVNHVYLIRCRNINFWDLKFEWFSDKKYSKLYLNGNWENYLALYSYLGTGNHVSDDDVDISIELSKWKSQFAANHVLLIPILSSKKVVSVFGFADVEKRFFYDDEILMLKQFVNFLHYQLDTFEALTVLRSGNVELRNEVSELSNQLNLIPAMIAQKSSNLRYDSVNDHLIRIFGLRKFDVIGKTDIELFPKDIAANLQRKDLEAFELDQPTTNHHEISIKKKKYHFAYHRIPYRDRNDNLKKLLIVAHDITEMFSAKVESELASKAKSEFLANMSHELRTPLNSIIGFTELLLQDNLSNEQHETLSNIKQSSYSLLDLINDILDLNKIESGKFDLFPVSFNIRKQINEITKLFEPRVLEKGIKFKTKVEENVPQNVVTDPLRIRQILVNLIGNSLKFTKQGEINLVVRNVPSNLLVENFADIEYSVTDTGIGIAPEKLNKIFEAFTQAEKDTAQKFGGTGLGLTISKRLIEMMGGSISVSSELDVGSRFWFKLPVEVTDVKGEKVEVVKEEVAESIQIRKPGEPLILVVDDDISTIRVYENSLKSKKYNLLILQSGKDVLSVAKKHRPDAILLDIFLPEKNGWEVLRELKSDVITKSIPVIVCSILQEQNKALNLGAADYIEKPIAQNRLLEILTNIHKTPPDKKRIVVVDDDVNVLKRLDKLLDKNEYFVECFSVADMALDNVLKSSPPSLIILDLMMERMDGFEFIKELRRSSEYNKTPVLVITARELNDNETAYLREKSSTIVKKSEIREKDFLKSLDKLLTGTKTPLAEVKPIEVTPAKSETQIPSLNVLLVEDNLMNQKFMSHILKRLGSTYDIAVDGRDCLDKLNGGKYDLILMDIQMPVMDGIEATKAIRQDNKYKYLPIIALTAHAMKGDRERCLAAGCNGYITKPVDQQKLVGEIMTVIKTTEPEYEEISPYFQGFDKEEVIQFQTEYIEQLRTEISELDRIMSPKEFEKFKFFGHNIKGNGVAYGFPEVSKLGAQIENSSKDQDYASLSTAFEELKEWLKNVKI; encoded by the coding sequence ATGATTGATAACATAGCTTCAAAAGAAGAACGTATTCTTGAACAAGTCAAATTCTTTGATAGACTTCTCTGGGTTTTAAACAATTCTGAATTCAGTTTGAATGTCTTTCGGAACTTAATTGAGGAAATTGGGCTGTTCTTTAAAGTCAATCATGTTTACCTCATTAGATGCCGCAATATTAATTTCTGGGATTTGAAGTTTGAGTGGTTTTCAGATAAAAAGTATTCTAAACTTTACTTGAATGGGAATTGGGAAAATTATCTTGCTCTTTATAGCTATTTAGGCACTGGTAATCATGTAAGTGATGATGACGTTGATATCAGTATAGAACTAAGCAAGTGGAAATCACAATTTGCCGCCAATCATGTTCTGCTCATTCCAATCCTATCATCAAAAAAAGTTGTTTCAGTTTTTGGTTTCGCTGATGTTGAGAAACGGTTCTTCTATGATGATGAGATTTTGATGTTGAAGCAATTTGTTAATTTTCTTCATTATCAGCTGGACACATTCGAAGCACTAACCGTCTTACGAAGCGGTAACGTAGAATTGAGAAATGAAGTTTCTGAATTATCAAACCAATTGAATTTGATTCCTGCGATGATAGCTCAAAAATCCTCCAACCTTCGATATGACAGCGTTAATGATCACCTCATCAGGATTTTTGGGCTTCGAAAATTTGATGTTATAGGTAAGACGGACATAGAACTTTTTCCAAAGGATATTGCTGCTAATCTACAAAGAAAAGATCTTGAGGCTTTTGAGTTAGATCAACCCACTACAAATCATCACGAAATTTCAATCAAAAAGAAGAAATACCATTTCGCTTATCATCGTATTCCATATCGTGATAGAAATGATAATTTGAAGAAGTTACTTATCGTTGCTCATGACATTACTGAAATGTTCAGTGCAAAAGTTGAATCGGAACTGGCATCAAAAGCAAAATCTGAGTTCCTCGCAAATATGAGTCACGAGCTGCGAACTCCACTAAACAGCATAATTGGCTTTACTGAATTACTTCTGCAGGATAATCTATCGAATGAACAGCACGAGACTCTTTCTAATATTAAACAGAGCTCTTATTCTCTTCTAGATTTAATAAATGATATTCTTGATTTAAATAAAATTGAATCTGGAAAATTTGATCTATTCCCAGTCAGCTTCAATATTCGGAAGCAAATTAATGAAATCACAAAGTTATTTGAACCAAGGGTACTTGAAAAAGGAATCAAATTTAAAACTAAAGTTGAAGAAAATGTTCCTCAAAATGTAGTGACCGATCCGCTGCGTATCCGTCAAATCTTGGTAAATCTGATTGGCAATAGTTTAAAATTCACTAAGCAAGGTGAAATAAATTTAGTAGTCCGAAATGTTCCGAGTAATCTGCTCGTTGAGAATTTCGCCGATATTGAATATTCTGTAACTGATACTGGAATTGGAATTGCGCCTGAGAAATTAAATAAAATTTTTGAAGCATTTACCCAAGCAGAGAAGGATACTGCACAAAAATTTGGCGGGACGGGACTTGGACTTACGATTTCGAAACGACTAATTGAAATGATGGGTGGAAGCATAAGCGTATCGAGTGAATTAGATGTTGGTTCAAGATTCTGGTTTAAACTGCCTGTGGAAGTTACTGATGTTAAAGGAGAAAAAGTCGAAGTTGTAAAAGAAGAAGTCGCAGAAAGTATTCAGATAAGAAAACCTGGTGAACCGCTTATTCTAGTTGTTGATGATGATATTAGTACTATAAGAGTATATGAAAATTCTCTAAAGTCAAAAAAATACAATCTCTTGATTCTGCAAAGCGGCAAGGATGTACTGTCTGTTGCAAAGAAACACCGGCCTGATGCGATTCTGCTTGATATTTTTCTACCGGAAAAAAATGGCTGGGAAGTTTTACGCGAGCTAAAATCGGATGTAATAACAAAATCGATCCCGGTCATTGTCTGTTCAATTTTACAGGAGCAAAACAAAGCTCTTAATCTTGGAGCTGCTGATTATATTGAAAAGCCAATTGCACAAAATAGACTTTTGGAAATCCTCACCAACATTCATAAAACGCCACCGGACAAGAAAAGAATTGTTGTTGTGGATGACGATGTCAATGTCCTGAAGAGATTAGATAAATTGCTCGACAAAAATGAATACTTCGTCGAATGTTTTTCTGTTGCAGATATGGCCCTCGACAATGTTTTAAAAAGTTCTCCCCCGTCGTTAATCATTCTTGATTTAATGATGGAAAGAATGGACGGTTTTGAATTCATCAAAGAATTAAGAAGAAGTTCTGAATACAACAAAACGCCGGTTCTAGTTATCACTGCACGTGAATTGAACGATAACGAAACAGCATATTTACGCGAGAAGAGCAGTACAATAGTCAAAAAATCTGAGATAAGAGAAAAGGATTTTTTAAAAAGTCTTGATAAACTCTTAACCGGGACTAAAACTCCGTTAGCTGAAGTAAAACCGATTGAAGTTACACCTGCGAAATCCGAGACCCAAATTCCTTCACTTAATGTTCTGCTCGTAGAAGACAACTTAATGAACCAAAAGTTCATGTCGCACATTCTCAAGAGACTCGGTTCAACTTATGATATAGCAGTGGATGGAAGGGACTGTCTTGATAAATTGAATGGCGGCAAGTATGATTTAATATTGATGGACATTCAGATGCCAGTTATGGATGGCATAGAAGCAACGAAAGCTATCAGACAAGATAATAAATACAAATATTTACCAATTATTGCGCTTACAGCCCATGCAATGAAGGGGGATAGAGAGAGATGTTTAGCTGCTGGATGCAATGGTTATATAACTAAACCTGTTGATCAACAAAAATTAGTCGGAGAAATAATGACCGTGATTAAAACAACTGAACCTGAATACGAAGAAATTAGTCCTTACTTCCAAGGATTTGATAAAGAAGAAGTGATCCAATTTCAGACTGAATATATAGAACAGTTGAGAACTGAAATTTCTGAACTGGATAGAATTATGTCTCCGAAAGAGTTTGAAAAATTCAAGTTCTTTGGTCATAATATTAAAGGCAACGGTGTGGCGTATGGCTTCCCCGAGGTCTCAAAATTAGGTGCCCAAATCGAGAATTCATCAAAAGATCAAGATTATGCATCCTTGTCAACAGCATTTGAAGAATTGAAAGAATGGCTCAAAAATGTAAAAATCTGA
- the arcC gene encoding carbamate kinase: MKKIAVVAFGGNAILRGDQKGTIEEQEKNTYDTCMNIIPLLERGYELVITHGNGPVVGNILQRNEAANQLFGIPIMPLDICVADSEGGIGYMIEMQMMNALNEKGIKKQIATLITQVEVDKNDEAFKDPTKPIGKFYSKGDAERFQKESGWIMKEDARKRGFRRVVPSPQPRTVIKRDLIKSLVETGSIVIACGGGGIPVYRHDNGHLEAIEAVIDKDLASSLLAIEIGADAFYILTDISKVALNFCKPDQKLLDELSVSDAKKYLAEGQFPSGSMGPKIQAAVEFVEATGKEMIITESRELSNPKSGTRIVK, encoded by the coding sequence ATGAAAAAAATTGCAGTAGTGGCTTTCGGCGGCAATGCAATTTTACGCGGAGATCAGAAAGGTACGATCGAGGAACAGGAAAAAAATACATACGATACTTGTATGAACATTATTCCTTTGCTCGAACGAGGGTATGAGTTGGTAATTACTCATGGAAACGGACCTGTCGTTGGAAACATTCTACAGAGAAATGAGGCTGCCAATCAATTATTTGGAATCCCAATTATGCCACTGGATATTTGCGTGGCTGATTCTGAAGGCGGGATCGGTTACATGATAGAAATGCAAATGATGAATGCTCTCAATGAGAAGGGAATTAAAAAACAAATTGCAACTTTAATCACACAAGTGGAAGTAGATAAGAATGATGAGGCGTTCAAAGACCCAACAAAACCTATCGGAAAATTCTACTCAAAAGGAGATGCTGAAAGATTTCAAAAGGAATCTGGCTGGATAATGAAAGAAGATGCAAGGAAAAGAGGATTTCGACGAGTGGTTCCTTCACCACAGCCAAGAACTGTAATTAAGAGAGATTTAATAAAAAGTTTAGTTGAGACGGGGAGTATTGTGATTGCGTGCGGCGGCGGAGGAATTCCGGTCTATCGGCATGATAATGGACATCTCGAAGCGATTGAAGCAGTTATTGATAAAGATTTAGCCTCATCACTCTTAGCAATAGAAATTGGAGCTGATGCATTTTACATTTTAACCGATATTTCCAAAGTCGCTCTTAACTTCTGCAAGCCAGATCAAAAACTATTGGATGAGTTAAGTGTTTCAGACGCAAAAAAATATCTTGCCGAAGGTCAATTTCCGTCTGGAAGCATGGGTCCTAAGATCCAGGCTGCTGTGGAATTTGTCGAAGCCACAGGGAAAGAAATGATAATTACTGAATCTAGAGAATTATCAAATCCAAAAAGCGGTACGAGAATAGTTAAATAG